A genomic window from Salvia splendens isolate huo1 chromosome 11, SspV2, whole genome shotgun sequence includes:
- the LOC121754414 gene encoding nucleolar protein dao-5-like yields MTDEEFEALLDEVIMMEDATAEMAEGLDLASMAVGGGEEVSTVSDSEGIAHQPGDKVEEKHTEDEEPKSVTPQPEAGESDTHIKEKETEEDPKAKRPKPKRVSQRCLEKWTSSKAGANTVASAVEISSEEERATPTKPGEVSLSATNLKDASTATEVVSPTPSDQREEADKMAEGLDLASESVGHAEPVDDSTHIRMETQPTAQKELSTPTEERLEDNEDEDEDRYRKERKRKGKAPVKKKPSSKKQCTVNTGIVITEPDQRAPPRRREPSDSEYTASEESESDSDVSLEDEEYGEKQLPNNHRDLMHPPVERLK; encoded by the exons ATGactgatgaggagtttgaggcgCTTTTAGATGAGGTGATCATGATGGAAGATGCCACTGCcgagatggctgagggtctggacctcgcatcaaTGGCAGTAGGAGGAGGTGAAGAAGTTAGCACGGTAAGTGACTCAGAAGGCATAGCCCACCAACCAGGAGACAAGGTGGAAGAGAAACATACCGAAGATGAAGAGCCGAAGTCAGTGACCCCCCAGCCAGAAGCAGGGGAGAGTGATACACACATCAAGGAGAAGGAGACCGAG GAAGATCCGAAGGCAAAACGGCCGAAGCCAAAGAGAGTATCCCAAAGATGCCTCGAGAAATGGACATCCAGCAAGGCAGGAGCAAACACGGTAGCAAGTGCAGTGGAGATCTCTAGTGAAGAAGAAAGGgctactcctacaaaacctggggaggtaTCCTTGTCAGCTACCAACTTGAAAGATGCCTCGACAGCAACCGAAGTGGTCTCACCCACGCCGAGTGACCAGAGAGAGGAAGCTGAcaagatggctgagggtctggaccttgCATCGGAGTCAGTAGGTCACGCAGAGCCAGTAGATGACAGTACCCATATCCGCATGGAGACCCAGCCTACTGCCCAGAAGGAGCTTTCAACACCAACAGAGGAGAGACTGGAGGataatgaagatgaagatgaggaCAGATACCGCaaggaaaggaaaaggaaagggaAAGCCCCTGTTAAGAAGAAGCCAAGCAGCAAGAAGCAATGCACGGTCAACACCGGCATTGTCATCACAGAACCAGATCAGAGAGCCCCACCGCGCCGAAGGGAGCCGAGTGACAGTGAGTACACTGCCAGTGAGGAATCGGAGTCAGACAGTGACGTCTCCCTAGAAGACGAGGAGTATGGTGAAAAGCAGCTCCCAAACAACCATCGTGACTTGATGCATCCTCCGGTGGAAAGATTGAAGTAG